aggaggtggaggattCGGCCGAGTTCGTGCGGTTCTTCCCGGCCTTCGTGTGGGCCGTGCGGGATTTCACGCTGCAGCTGGAGCTGGACGGGCGGGAGATCACCGAGGACGAGTACCTGGAGAATGCCCTGAAACTAAAGCCAGGTAGGGGAACGGTGCCAGCCCCAGTGCCGCTctaaggggcagggctggctgtcagggctggccccagggtggcgctagggggcgctgtgggggtgggggtggggggctctcccctggctgtcagggctggccccaggggggcactagggggcgctgtgcttgCAGAGGGGGTGACTTTTGCTCGAGACACAGAGCCCAGCCGTTGACACCTCGCGGGGGTTACTGGTCCCTGGGAGTTGGGGTGTTTGCTGTCCCGGACACGTTCCAGCTTGGACGGTTCCCTGGCTCCCCTCAATCCCCTGTGGATATCGGGGTCTCTTCCCCCAGGGGAATCTGTCCAACAGCCGCCGTGCTGCCCCCCAGAAGCAGCCGCATGTCGGCACAgggctgctgcccagctcccgtctcctccccaggcagcagccagcgaGCCCAGCTCTACAACCTGCCCCGCGAGTGCATCCGCCAGTTCTTCCCGGCCCGGAAATGCTTCGTCTTCGTCCAGCCGGCCGGCAGGAGGGACCTGccccggctggaggagctgcgggaggccgAGCTGGAGCCCGAGTTCCGGGAGCAGGTGGCCCGGTTCTGCCACCACGTCTGGGAGACGTCGGAGCCCAAGACCATCCCAGGCGGCCACGTGGTGACCGGGGCCAGTGAGTGTCGGGAGCCCTTGGgccggggggcactggggcaaACGGGGCTCGTGGGGTGCTGGGCGGTGAACCGAGCTGGGAGGGGTCCCCTGtggccagtgctggagcctgcgcccagctctggggtgcgCGGTTAGAAGGGCCGCTGGAAAATTGTCGAGGGGTGGAACAAAGCCGCAGAAACGGGCCAGGTTGGGGCAGCCCAACGAAGCAGATCTGGTCAGTGGGTCCCAGGGgagatggggagcagggtgggagtgtctccccggggagggacgcctgcGTCCCAAGGGGGCaatggtagggccctaccaattgcCCAACCGTGAAAAATGTGTCCCGGACGGTGAAATCAGCCCTTCCCCGTGAAATCTGCTGTTCCCTGGTTCCCAGGAGCACCCAGCAAAGGGGCCCCGAGCTCCggctgggcagggggacaggacttgtccatctgcacagctgctggcgggggggggggaggggagggggagatcagacccacatCCACCTCCAGGAACCCCCTGCGGCTGCTGCCTCCAGagtccagccctgagccccgcactggcccgttttgggtcaggacccccccgGTTACAATGAAATTCCAGATTTAATCATCTGAAAAGGGGCAATTTACCAATGTTCAAATCCTGTGGCTGGGAAATTGCCCATAACGGGCTGTGAATTCGGTAGGGCCCTGAGCCATTTCTCTGCAGGGCCCCGCGCCTGGGGGTGCAGCCGGGCACATCCCATGAGAAACGAGGCACCAACGGCTCATGCAGAGGGGGGATTAGCCTGCgtccggggcgggggagggggcacattCTAGGCTCCGTGTCTGTCGtgcagggagcaggtggagtcgtgggcagtgtggggggggctgggtcaggACCCTACTCCTGCTCCCCTTTGGCCACCgtggcgctgaccctgcccctccggccacgctgggccccctggcgctgaccctgccccctccggccgcgctgggccccctggcACTGACCCTGccccctccggccgcgctgggccccctggcgctgaccctgcccctccggccgcgctgggccccctggcgctgatcctgccccccccggccgcgctgggccccctggcACTGACCCTGCCCCCCGGCAGTGCTGGGGAATCTGGCAGTGACCTACGTGGACGCCATCCGCAGCGGGGCGGTGCCCTGCATGGAGAGCGCGGTGCTGGCCCTGGCACAGATCGAGAACTCGGCGGCGGTGGGGGAGGCCGTGGCTGCCTACGAGGAGCAGCTGGGGCGGCGGGCGGCGCTGCCCACGGAGAGCgtgcaggagctgctggagctgcacgcCCAGTGCGAGCGGGAGGCGCTGCGGGCGTTCATGGCGCGCGCCTTCAAGGACGACGACCGCCGCTTCCAAGGGGAGCTCATGGTACGGCCCCTCGCGTGGCCCTGGGGGTTATGGGACAGCTGCCCCCGTGCGGGATGGGGGGGGCGGCTCGCCTGATCCCCTTCCCCGGGtatctcccagccctggcccctgctgaGCTGGAGACCCAAGATCCCAGGCCAAGGGGACCTGGCCCAATCTCCAGCCCCGGGTGCATGTGGGTTGGCTCACATCCCTGCCCCATTTGGGCCCTCTCCTGGCTCATTCCCTGCCCCGTCtgtaaccccccccccggctcacgCTCGCCTTGTCTGCACCCCGACCCCAGCTCACGTCTGCCTTATCTGAACCCAACCTGGCAGCACCGCTTGGAGGAGCAGAAGCAGAAGCTCTGCCACCGGAACGAGCTGGCGTCCTCGGACCGCTGCACGGCCGCCCTGCTGGAGCTGTCGGACGAGCTGGAGGACCGGATCGGCCAGGGGGTCTATTCGGTGCCCGGGGGCTACCAGCGCTTCCTGGACGACCGGCAGCACATGGTGGAGAGATACTGGCAGGTGCCGGGGAAGGGAGTAAAGGTAGGAGAGGGCTGGTGCCCGGCTCTGTGGGTCCTTGTGCCCCCTCGTGCAGCCCGGGAAGCCCTGCTGGGAACCAGGCATCAGCTTCCCCAATGGGCAgttcctggctcctccccagagCGGGGCAGCATCACAGAGTGAGCCTACGCCACCCTCAGCCCTCCCGCCTGCCAGCCTGCCGGGGGGACCTGGTTCCCGCGGCCCCTCCACCCTCGGCCGCactgctggggctgctgggggggggcggatAGTGACTGGGTGATGAGGCCGTTTGTCCTGTTACCATCCGGGTtcagcccccagctcctccgGAGCCGGCGCCGAGGGTGTCGAGTGGGAACCGAATGCTGACTCtggggctggcgccccctggaggggaaaggtcCCGCGTGACAAACCCCCCTGACCCGGTGGCTCCCACTCTCCACCCCCAGgccgaggaggtgctgcaggagtTCCTCCAGGCCAAGGAGGCCGTGGCCCAGTCCATCCTGCAGACGGACGAGGCCCTgatggagaaggagaaggagatggCAGGTACCACTGGGGGGACGTTGcatcactggggcaggggagagggtgcctgggctgcagcctggcaggcagaGTCACCATGGCCCTCCCCGTGCtgacccagctctctctccccatgcCAGCCGAGCGAGCCCGGGCCGAGGCAGCCGAGCGGGAGCAGCAGGTCCTGAAGCAGAAGGAGGCTGAGCTGCAGCAGAAGCTGGAGGACCAGGAACGGAGCTACCAGGAGAACCTGCGGCAGCTGGAGACGAAGCTGGAGGACGAGAGGAAGAagctgctggaggagcagggcaAGATGCTGGATCAGAAACTGAAGGTACCAGGGGGGCCGTGGGTGCTTGGCGCTGCGGGGGATGGATGGGCAGATCCGTCGCGGTCGACCCTGGCCCCGTGCTTTGGGGAGGCTCCACGcttcagggggctgtggggcctggGTGGCGCAGGGGCTGGTagcagctctgctctgccccatttTGACGGCTCCCGGCAGtgactgggagaggagggggcagggcagaatggggggcaggaagaggtggggtggggctggggtgggaggtgtgTTCGGACCCTGCACCCGCCTAGGGACGGTCCTTTGGGTGGGCACAGCCTGGGCAAGGGTGCCCCTGCCACCGGCCTCTGCCCGCCCAGGGGTGGGACTCCCGTCCGTGGGGCAGCCGCTGGCAAATGGCAGGCAGgggcgggataccgggctagatgggcccatgagGCGGATCCCCCTGAGATGGGATTACTGGGGGCGCAGTGTGGGGAGCggcgcgtgcacacacactgcaGGGCTCATCccttccagcagggggcggcagggacacacacacacacactggccccccatccccccaggccagccccacgcTGTTCCCGTGTCCTCTCCCTGCCTGTGGGGCGGGCTGGGGATCCCCCTCACGCTCTCGCTGCCCCCCAGGAGCAGGAGGCCCTGCTGAGGGAGGGGTTCCGGGAGGAGGCCGGACGCCTGGAGAGCCAGATCCGGCACCTGCAGCAGCAGAACGAGGAGATCCGGAAGCCGTCGTGGATCCAAACGGCGCTGGGGGTGCTGACCGACGTGGCCACCGTCATGTTACCCGGCTTCATCGGCAAGGCCGCCGGGGCCGTCAGCAACTTCGTCCGGCGCCTGTTCTGATGGGGTCCCCGGCCGCCCACTCGCCTCTGCACCCCAGCGCCCGTTCACCTGCGGAACCCCCTGCCACAGGACGCTCTGCCAGCGAGCAGCTTAGGAATGCCCAGCAAAGACTCCCAACCTCCTTGCTTCCTGGCCAGGGCTGGCCCCCCACTGGATTCAAACACGGCCTCATTCCAGACCCaccagctcagctctgccccctaagcagagagcagcaggatTCTTTGCAGTGAGGCCTTCCTGTGGGTGCACTCGGAACTGCTGTGCTGTGTCATGGCCCCTGTACTGCCAACAGCTGCCTCCATGTCTGGAAACCCGGCATGGCAAACACAGGGTTAAACATCCCCTGTATCAGGATAGAGACACGGGCTCTGACCTGCTCCCCCTGCACCTGCGGGATCATCCCCACCAGCTGGGCGGCTGCAGGCTCAGCCGGGGTCACCAGCTCGGAGAGATTTGCAGTGATGCCGACtctcatgagtctcatgataattatcttttcccttaaagccccagctcctggagtcaggtggctcTGGGATGGTTTCAGCCTTAAAGAAAAAggacatttctagccctcatgtctgtggagaaagcttcaaaatgttgGTTACAgatcccagcctctgctgctctaacctgctagaccccactcccctcccagacctggggagagaacccaggagtcctggctcccagccccccctgctctaaccactagaccccactcccctcccagagccagagagagaacccaggagtcctggctcccagccccccttgctctaaccactagaccccactcccctcccagagccagagagagaacccaggagtcgtggctcccagctcccctgctctaaccactaggccccgctcccctcctagaactggggagagaacccaggagtcctggctcccagccaccctgctgtaaccactaggccccgctcccctcccagaactggagagagaacccaggagtcctggctcccagccccccctgctctaaccactagaccccactcccctcccagagccggggagagaacccatgagtcctggctcccagccaccctgctgtaaccactagaccccactcccctcccagagccggggagagaacccaggcgtcacACTGGGAAGGGCCTTACAGCCACAGGACGTGGGTTCGAAATAGCAGAGGGAAAATGCCGTTATGCTGTTACCCCCTTTGCACATGACTCTAGGGCTGTGTAATGGGcagtcagtgtgtgtgtttgaatagCCGGTGCCCGGTGCTCACCATTAATTGTCTGCACAAAACACCTCATCAGCGAGATGAAAACAAGCGTTTTTACCACATTGTAACAGCTGAAGGACGTGATTTCCAATATCCAGCGCCTACGTTCAAACAGAACCAGGGGCAGGTAACAGACACTTTGTTCTCCCGTATAAAGCCTCCACCTATTGGAGTGAATGTGACTGTTTTAAAACGGCTGCTTGTGCCCCCCTATTATTGACACGCTATGTGACACGGTCGGGCCAGAGAGTTACCAGGCAGATACGTTAGTCCCACATTAAGCAGATCCCTCTTCCCTGGGTAAGggaacaggggcagttccagaacaagcaggaacttgctggaaccgattaaggcaggcaggctaattaggacaccctGGAGCCAATTAGGAAGaacctgctagaatcaattaggacaggcaggctaatcagggcacctgagtttaaaaaggacctcacctCAGTTCGTGTtatgcgtgtgaggagctgggagggagaaggtgagggtgtgggtgtggctgtgttgctggaggactgaggagtacaggcgttatcagacaccagggggaaggtcctgtggtgaggatacagaaggtgtcgggaggaggccatggggaagcacccagggagttgtagctgtcgtgtagctgttacaagaggcactatagacgtctgcagtccacagggccctgggctggaacccggagtagaggatgggcccgggttccccccaaacctcccaactcctgagcAAACACAGgcggaattgacctggactgtgggttctaccagaggggaaggtctctgggcgcttccctgacccacatggtgaatctctgaggcgagcaaatccgccaataaccGCAGGACCCACCAAAATagaggaggagctttgtcacagCTGCTAAGGAAGAAGCATGCGGAATCGAGGTCCATTACTCCACCCATAAGATCAAACACGTGTTTAAGAGGGTTAGTAAAGATTTGAAACACAAATTGTGGGAATCTTTGTTGGGTTGGTCTCCCATGGGGCCTTACATCCAGTTGTGGGGCGGGTTCAGCTGGTTTTACTGGGAAGCATGGTGGCTGTGGCTTGCCGGGCAAGGAGAACTGTGCACAAGGCATGAAAGGTTGGGATACGAAGTCCACAAATGTCGTTCCTGGCCTTCCCCAGGAGACAAGCCCGAGCTCGGCAGGTCTGAGCACTGGACTCCTGTGGTGGTGACGATGGCTTTGGTAAAGTGCTATCAAGGTGGGGAGTGTAACGAGAGGCCTGGCCTTGACATGACCCACAGCCGCCTTGTGTCTGGACTTAGCATCACCCGCAGCCATCTTGTGTGCTCAGCCACCACGCGTGGAAACAAAACTAGAGTCAGGAGAATCCGGCCTTGATGTAGCAGAAGAGAGAAAACGATGAGCTGCAGCTGCAGCGTTACTCACAGGGCTCGATAGTCACCCAGTCACTGGAACGGGGAGAGGCTGCACAAGCTGACCTTGAGTTCCTGCAGCAGCTTCttggtgttatatccttggggcagccggtgtaggaagcaatcacttgaggccagagagcaggcagctaaccaaaacctccattttatttacatatatacagagagcccacacagccggttgaaaccggttgagctaacccataataatctaactcagttgccatagcaacaaaaccatgacaaccaaatacacaacatattcctccccccctaataagaacatcccctaaataaaacacacactagactagagaaggagggtagactgcctccattcccggctaaaccctggggattattttgccccataaccgtgagttcgccctagctaaagatcctgccgatgaggaggccttctgtctctaggtggattacggcgaactactggtgttattgcacccaaaagcactaggggctcagggtccgcagcacgaacaggtgaggaggtggtatcagctcgtgctgggcaaaggggtatctcagccgccggcagtaatggaggggaacagtcagaaacaggtgactcgtgattcaatccctcaccagaagaggtgaagtcagacccctcaactgcagatgggtcctgaggactggcatgacctggcaacagctgatctacatgtcgccgccaggtaagattctctgcagtccggactgtgtaggaaacaggtcctgtttgagtgatgactgtggccggaacccatttagctctggaagtataattccgagccaaaactggctgtcccgggctaaaggttcggtcttttgctctgggtgcccgtctgatgacttgatattgctgctgatgttgcacaatttgtcggggttcagaaggtttcagcagatcaaagcaagtgcgcaactgccgtcccatcattagaaaggccggagatgcgtgggtcgtagcatgaggtgtgtttctgtaggaaagtaaaaaggtatccagacgcttttgaatggagtgttgtccccttgctgatttcaaagcgtttttcattgtctgcacaaatctttcagctaatccgttggtggacggatgatatggtgctgacgtgatgtggtgtatcccatttgctttcataaaattttgaaactcctgagaaacgaactgcagtccgttgtcgctcacaagttgttctggcagaccaaaacgactaaagagtcctcgtagtttttggatagtactctctgcagaagtggactgcattatagagacttctggccatttagaatgggcatctattgccaccaagaacatgcttccttcaagggggccagcaaagtcaacgtgaatacgttgccacgggttttcaggccagtcccatgggtgtaggggtgcccactggggtgcattcctcacaccctgacatgacatacaagcttttgccttctcttcaatagcgctgtccagtccaggccaccaaaaatagcttcgtgcaatttccttcatgcgcactattccacagtgaccggaatgtagctgttctaacatctgtgagctcagtggtggtggaataatgacacgtctcccccacaacaaacaaccagattggaccgataactccgtccgcttggacatgtagggaacaaggtcggatgagaccggagaggtttgtcgagatgttccatgcatcaccaggtccataacgtgggacaatactgggtcaacgcgagttgccttctttatctgagtagcagtgatgggtgtattctctacctgttcaaagtagaagatttccttgtgggcactatcttggtgtttgaccggcaaaggcaaccttgagaggccatctgcattgccgtgtagagtggatttccgatatttgatttcatatgtgagtgctgaaagtaacaatgcccaacgttgcatacgactagcagctaatgggggaatgcctgtgtaaggtccaaaaattgatgtcagaggtcgatggtctgtgagaagagtaaattttcgcccaaacaggtactgatgaaacttccgaattccaaaaacaattcctaatgcctcacgttcgatttgggcgtagttagtttctgctttgcttagagtgcgtgaagcaaaagcaataggtctctcttctcctgaaggcataatatgtgacac
This genomic window from Mauremys mutica isolate MM-2020 ecotype Southern chromosome 17, ASM2049712v1, whole genome shotgun sequence contains:
- the LOC123351460 gene encoding guanylate-binding protein 1-like; translated protein: MEIPMPAPICLIENSPAGELRVQQEALQVLAEISQPVVVVAVAGLYRTGKSYLMNRLAGKRTGFSLGSTIQSHTKGIWMWCLPHPHPRRAGHTLVLLDTEGLGDVEKGDGKNDTWIFALAVLLSSTLVCNSLGTINQQAMDQLHYVTELTERIKVKAAGMGGRQEVEDSAEFVRFFPAFVWAVRDFTLQLELDGREITEDEYLENALKLKPGSSQRAQLYNLPRECIRQFFPARKCFVFVQPAGRRDLPRLEELREAELEPEFREQVARFCHHVWETSEPKTIPGGHVVTGAMLGNLAVTYVDAIRSGAVPCMESAVLALAQIENSAAVGEAVAAYEEQLGRRAALPTESVQELLELHAQCEREALRAFMARAFKDDDRRFQGELMHRLEEQKQKLCHRNELASSDRCTAALLELSDELEDRIGQGVYSVPGGYQRFLDDRQHMVERYWQVPGKGVKAEEVLQEFLQAKEAVAQSILQTDEALMEKEKEMAAERARAEAAEREQQVLKQKEAELQQKLEDQERSYQENLRQLETKLEDERKKLLEEQGKMLDQKLKEQEALLREGFREEAGRLESQIRHLQQQNEEIRKPSWIQTALGVLTDVATVMLPGFIGKAAGAVSNFVRRLF